One Hypnocyclicus thermotrophus DNA segment encodes these proteins:
- a CDS encoding UDP-N-acetylmuramoyl-tripeptide--D-alanyl-D-alanine ligase gives MKREILKKILKKYFKKIEKINKICIDSREVMENDLFFAIRGGNNYIKEALNKGAYVIYDKNGENIVNEKCYKVKDSIEFLQNLAKEYREKLNIKIIAVTGSNGKTTTKDIIFQIFNEKFKTKKTIGNKNNHIGMPYTLLNVEDDDEFLILEFGMSNLGEIDLLASISKPDIGVITNIGESHLEYLKTKENVFKAKSEIIPYSKKMVVNGDDFYLSKLNDKKIIKIGRNGNISILEIEIKNEYTYFKLKINDKEHKFITNLYGVHNVYNIVIAIQIAIFYEMRIEKIKDIIKNLTLTSMRFEVLKIKGNIYINDAYNASPISMKASLETFNNLYNDRYKIVVLGDMLELGINSKKYHEDLSYILERIDIKEIYLYGKEMQYLYKKIKNRLNVRYFTNKKDIQNLLGNKEEKLAVLLKGSRGMKLEEIL, from the coding sequence ATGAAAAGAGAAATTTTAAAAAAAATTTTAAAAAAATATTTTAAAAAAATAGAAAAAATAAATAAAATTTGCATAGATAGTAGAGAAGTAATGGAGAATGATCTATTTTTTGCTATAAGAGGTGGAAACAATTATATTAAAGAAGCACTTAATAAAGGTGCATATGTTATTTACGATAAAAATGGAGAAAATATAGTTAATGAAAAATGTTATAAAGTTAAAGATAGTATAGAATTTTTACAAAATTTAGCAAAAGAGTATAGAGAAAAACTAAATATAAAAATAATAGCAGTAACTGGAAGTAATGGAAAAACAACAACAAAAGATATTATTTTTCAAATATTTAATGAAAAATTTAAAACAAAAAAAACTATTGGAAATAAAAATAATCATATAGGAATGCCTTATACTTTATTAAATGTAGAGGATGATGATGAATTTTTAATTCTCGAATTTGGAATGAGTAATTTAGGTGAAATTGATTTATTAGCTAGTATATCAAAGCCAGATATAGGAGTTATTACAAATATAGGAGAATCCCATTTAGAATATTTAAAAACAAAAGAAAATGTATTTAAAGCTAAAAGTGAAATAATACCTTATAGTAAAAAGATGGTTGTAAATGGTGATGATTTTTATTTATCAAAATTAAATGATAAAAAAATAATAAAAATAGGAAGAAATGGAAATATATCTATATTAGAAATAGAAATAAAAAATGAGTATACATATTTCAAATTAAAAATTAATGATAAAGAACATAAATTTATAACAAATCTATATGGGGTACATAATGTATACAATATAGTGATTGCAATACAAATAGCGATATTTTATGAAATGAGAATAGAAAAAATAAAAGATATTATAAAGAATTTAACTTTAACATCAATGAGATTTGAAGTTTTAAAGATAAAAGGAAATATATATATAAATGATGCTTATAATGCAAGCCCTATATCTATGAAAGCTTCTCTTGAAACTTTTAATAATTTATATAATGATAGATACAAGATAGTTGTTTTAGGAGATATGTTAGAGCTTGGAATAAATAGTAAAAAATATCATGAGGATTTGTCTTATATCTTAGAAAGAATAGATATAAAAGAGATATATCTATATGGAAAAGAGATGCAATACCTATATAAAAAAATAAAAAATAGATTAAATGTAAGGTATTTTACAAATAAAAAAGATATACAAAATTTATTAGGGAATAAAGAGGAAAAATTAGCAGTTCTACTAAAGGGATCTCGTGGAATGAAATTAGAAGAAATTTTATAA
- the mraY gene encoding phospho-N-acetylmuramoyl-pentapeptide-transferase, giving the protein MLYYIYLKLFNELSFLRVFKYITVRSIIAFFLSFFIVLFIGKPFINYLRRKKIGDDIRKEGPKTHYNKQGTPTMGGVLILFSILLTVLITGNWTNQYIVLLSISTLFLGGLGFYDDFKKFTVDKKGLAGKKKILAQIILSIIVWIFIKNLNLGEISFSIVNPFLKNSYIYIGSFLMLLFIIFIIVGSSNAVNITDGLDGLVIVPVMIVSLTLAIVAYFTGNIIWSKYLNLYYIEGTGEIVVFLASIIGSGLGFLWYNFYPAQIFMGDTGSLALGGLLGIISILLKQEILLGIIGVIFVIEALSVIIQVWSFKKRGKRVFKMAPIHHHFEILGVPETKVTARFWIISIMFSILGLLILKLR; this is encoded by the coding sequence ATGTTATATTATATTTATTTAAAATTATTTAATGAGCTTTCATTTTTAAGGGTATTTAAGTATATTACAGTGAGATCCATAATAGCGTTTTTTTTATCATTTTTTATAGTTCTTTTTATAGGGAAACCATTTATTAATTATCTAAGAAGAAAAAAAATAGGAGATGATATAAGAAAAGAGGGACCTAAAACTCATTATAATAAACAAGGTACACCTACGATGGGCGGGGTACTTATTCTTTTTTCAATACTTCTCACAGTTTTAATAACAGGTAATTGGACTAATCAGTATATTGTACTTCTTTCTATTTCTACATTATTTTTAGGTGGATTAGGATTTTATGATGATTTTAAAAAATTTACGGTGGATAAAAAAGGATTGGCAGGAAAAAAGAAAATACTTGCACAAATAATACTCTCTATAATAGTATGGATTTTTATAAAAAATCTAAATTTAGGAGAAATTTCTTTTTCGATTGTAAATCCATTTTTAAAAAATTCTTATATTTACATTGGTAGTTTTTTAATGTTATTATTTATTATATTTATTATTGTAGGAAGCTCAAATGCTGTAAATATAACAGATGGACTTGATGGATTAGTTATTGTACCAGTTATGATAGTATCATTGACTCTTGCAATAGTAGCATATTTTACAGGAAATATTATTTGGAGTAAATATTTAAATCTTTATTATATAGAAGGAACAGGCGAAATAGTAGTATTTTTAGCGAGTATAATAGGTTCTGGATTAGGTTTTTTATGGTACAATTTTTATCCTGCGCAGATTTTTATGGGAGATACAGGTTCATTAGCACTCGGAGGATTATTAGGTATTATATCAATATTATTAAAACAAGAGATTTTATTAGGTATAATAGGAGTAATTTTTGTTATAGAAGCATTATCAGTAATAATTCAAGTGTGGTCTTTTAAAAAAAGAGGAAAAAGAGTATTTAAAATGGCGCCTATACATCATCATTTTGAAATTTTAGGTGTACCAGAAACAAAAGTAACTGCAAGATTTTGGATAATATCAATTATGTTTTCTATATTAGGACTTTTAATTTTAAAATTAAGATAG
- the murD gene encoding UDP-N-acetylmuramoyl-L-alanine--D-glutamate ligase, which produces MLKAIVYGAGKSGLGAKKLLEKQGYEVILVDDKNGISSQKAIKYLDEIDIFIKSPGIPYNDFVKLAIDKNINLIDEIELAYMYMNKNTKIIAITGTNGKTTVTSKIKELLEYNSYKVKYAGNIGISFSEIVLEGKDLDYIVLELSSYQLENIKTFKPYISMIINLTPDHMNRYSSLDEYYNAKFNIYKNCNNTDYFILNIDDNEIMTRFNKNINLKKISLENEADIYYKNNYIFINKEMYINKNNLSLKGIHNIQNILFIISVSEILGLDRKKLKVFLETTNTLEHRMEEFFKKEDTLFINDSKGTNIDSTIKAIEAFEKDLILITGGKDKKVDLYPLCKIIKNKVKKVYLIGETADILEEILLELEYKKENIKNLKTIEKVVDNLKLESEIVLFSPAHSSFDQFKNFEERGKIFKELILQKFN; this is translated from the coding sequence ATTTTGAAAGCTATTGTTTATGGAGCAGGAAAAAGTGGTTTAGGAGCAAAAAAACTTTTAGAAAAACAAGGTTATGAAGTAATTTTAGTAGATGATAAAAATGGAATATCATCACAAAAAGCTATAAAATATTTAGATGAAATAGATATTTTTATAAAAAGTCCAGGAATTCCTTATAATGATTTTGTAAAATTAGCAATAGATAAAAATATTAATTTAATAGATGAAATAGAATTAGCTTATATGTATATGAACAAAAATACGAAAATTATAGCAATTACAGGAACGAATGGAAAAACTACTGTAACAAGCAAAATAAAAGAGTTATTAGAGTATAATAGTTATAAAGTAAAATATGCCGGAAATATAGGTATTTCTTTTTCCGAAATAGTTTTAGAGGGTAAAGATTTAGATTATATTGTGTTAGAACTTAGCTCATACCAGCTTGAAAATATTAAAACATTTAAACCATATATATCGATGATAATAAATTTAACACCTGATCACATGAATAGATATAGTAGTTTAGATGAATATTACAATGCAAAATTTAATATTTATAAAAATTGTAATAATACTGATTATTTTATTTTAAATATTGATGATAATGAAATAATGACTAGATTTAATAAAAATATAAACTTAAAAAAAATTTCTTTAGAAAATGAAGCTGATATCTATTATAAAAATAATTATATATTTATAAATAAAGAAATGTATATAAACAAAAATAATCTTTCTTTAAAAGGTATACATAATATACAAAATATTTTATTTATAATATCTGTATCTGAAATTTTAGGTCTTGATAGAAAAAAATTAAAAGTTTTTTTAGAAACAACAAATACTCTAGAACATAGAATGGAAGAATTTTTTAAAAAAGAAGATACTTTGTTTATTAATGATTCTAAAGGAACAAATATAGATTCTACAATAAAAGCAATAGAAGCTTTTGAAAAAGACTTAATTTTAATAACAGGAGGAAAAGATAAAAAAGTAGATCTATATCCACTGTGTAAAATAATAAAAAATAAAGTAAAAAAGGTATATCTTATAGGTGAGACAGCAGATATTTTAGAGGAGATATTATTAGAGCTAGAATATAAAAAAGAAAATATTAAAAACTTAAAAACTATTGAGAAAGTAGTAGATAATCTTAAATTAGAATCAGAAATAGTACTTTTTTCGCCGGCACATTCTAGTTTTGATCAATTTAAAAATTTTGAAGAAAGAGGAAAAATTTTTAAAGAATTAATTTTACAAAAGTTTAATTAG
- the murG gene encoding undecaprenyldiphospho-muramoylpentapeptide beta-N-acetylglucosaminyltransferase produces the protein MKKVVLTTGGTGGHIYPALAIAKELKNREVETLFIGSKYRMENELVPENGFDFIGLDIKPIKITNIKSIYRLFKSIIKSITILYKENIDCIIGFGNYISIPVLIAAFLLGKKIYLQEQNINLGLANRVFYRVSQKIFVAFDKTYEDIPRKYQHKVMVTGNPLRKEFRYIDREEEREKLKIGNNEKILLVIGGSLGAKKINEAILNNWDELFKNLDIRVYWATGKNHFDEINNKIRKRKPNDVIKPYFDNIAKIMAASDLLICRAGALTVSEVIELQKPSIMIPYKSSDVGQKQNAELLKKIGAAKVYDEDNSDEAIKEAINLIKNEKLLKKMKNNLVLIKKGNSTLKIVNEIDIWRN, from the coding sequence ATGAAAAAAGTTGTTTTAACAACTGGAGGAACAGGTGGACATATATATCCAGCTTTAGCTATTGCAAAAGAACTTAAAAATAGAGAAGTAGAAACGTTATTTATAGGTAGTAAATATAGAATGGAAAATGAATTAGTACCTGAAAATGGATTTGATTTTATAGGGCTAGATATAAAACCTATTAAAATAACGAATATAAAATCAATATATAGATTATTTAAATCAATAATAAAAAGTATAACAATTTTATACAAAGAAAATATAGATTGTATTATTGGTTTTGGAAATTATATATCAATACCAGTTTTAATAGCAGCCTTTTTACTTGGGAAAAAAATATACCTTCAAGAACAAAATATTAATTTAGGACTTGCAAATAGAGTATTCTATAGAGTATCTCAAAAGATTTTTGTAGCTTTTGATAAAACATATGAAGATATTCCGAGAAAATATCAGCATAAAGTAATGGTAACGGGAAATCCACTGAGAAAAGAATTTAGATATATAGATAGAGAAGAAGAGCGAGAAAAATTAAAAATAGGAAATAATGAAAAAATACTTCTTGTTATTGGTGGTAGTTTGGGAGCAAAAAAAATAAATGAAGCTATATTAAATAATTGGGATGAGTTATTTAAAAATTTAGACATAAGAGTGTATTGGGCAACAGGAAAAAATCATTTTGATGAAATAAATAATAAAATAAGAAAAAGAAAACCAAATGATGTAATAAAACCATATTTTGATAATATAGCTAAAATTATGGCGGCTTCAGACCTTTTAATTTGTAGAGCTGGAGCGTTAACAGTATCTGAGGTTATAGAACTCCAAAAACCTAGTATTATGATACCTTACAAAAGTAGTGATGTAGGGCAAAAACAAAATGCTGAATTGTTAAAAAAAATAGGTGCTGCAAAAGTATATGATGAAGATAATAGTGACGAAGCAATAAAAGAAGCAATAAATTTAATAAAAAATGAAAAATTATTAAAAAAAATGAAAAATAATTTAGTTTTAATAAAAAAAGGAAATTCTACATTAAAAATTGTTAATGAAATAGATATTTGGAGGAATTAA
- the murC gene encoding UDP-N-acetylmuramate--L-alanine ligase — translation MKKVFFIGINGIGMSGLAKIANSMGLEVEGSDIAKKNITKELESLGIKVYIGQKKENIKKVDMVIYSSAIKEDNPEYIAAKAKNIKMIKRGEFLAKLFNEKIGVAIAGTHGKTTTTSLMSSISMSKSPTIMVGGILPEINSNAKVGNSDIFIAEADESDNSFLYLKPKYSIITNIEEDHLENHGSFENIENSFKNFINQTEEEVILCIDCKNAKNLSKYSDKIKTYSIIDKEANIYAENINQIDNFTTFDLFIENKYIDNFKIKIPGIHNVSNAIGTIYLAIKFGVEIEEIKQKLATFNNAKRRFDVLYSNGITIVDDYAHHPTEIKATLRAAKERKTDKIIAVFQPHRYSRLKFLLDKFIGVFDLADEVIILPIYSAGEKNIYGVDEKILVEKINHSKINIIKGEEDILNKIKENKIKTTYLFMGAGDISQIAHNLSEKISNNYGV, via the coding sequence ATAAAAAAAGTTTTTTTTATTGGTATAAATGGTATAGGTATGAGCGGATTAGCTAAAATAGCTAATAGTATGGGATTAGAAGTAGAAGGATCAGATATAGCTAAAAAAAATATAACTAAAGAATTAGAAAGTTTAGGAATAAAAGTATATATAGGTCAAAAAAAAGAAAATATAAAAAAAGTAGATATGGTAATATATTCGAGTGCAATAAAAGAAGATAATCCAGAATATATAGCTGCAAAAGCAAAGAATATAAAAATGATAAAAAGAGGAGAGTTTTTAGCAAAACTTTTTAATGAAAAAATAGGTGTAGCGATAGCGGGTACACACGGAAAGACAACAACTACTTCATTAATGTCATCGATTTCAATGTCAAAATCACCAACTATAATGGTAGGAGGTATTTTACCAGAGATTAATTCAAATGCAAAAGTTGGAAATTCTGATATTTTTATAGCTGAAGCGGATGAAAGTGATAACTCTTTTTTATATTTAAAACCTAAATATTCAATAATAACAAATATAGAAGAAGATCATTTAGAAAATCACGGGTCATTTGAAAATATAGAAAACTCATTTAAAAATTTTATAAATCAAACAGAAGAAGAAGTTATTCTTTGCATTGATTGTAAAAATGCTAAAAATTTAAGTAAATATTCTGACAAAATAAAAACATACAGTATAATAGATAAAGAAGCTAATATTTATGCTGAAAATATAAATCAAATAGATAATTTTACAACATTTGATTTGTTTATAGAAAATAAATATATAGATAATTTCAAAATAAAAATTCCAGGAATACATAATGTTTCAAATGCTATAGGGACTATATATTTAGCAATAAAATTTGGAGTAGAAATAGAAGAAATAAAACAAAAATTAGCAACATTTAATAATGCAAAACGACGATTTGATGTACTTTATAGTAATGGAATAACTATAGTAGATGATTATGCACATCATCCAACAGAAATAAAAGCAACATTGAGAGCTGCTAAAGAAAGAAAAACAGATAAAATAATAGCAGTTTTTCAACCACATAGATATAGTAGATTAAAATTTTTATTAGATAAATTTATTGGTGTTTTTGATTTAGCTGATGAAGTAATAATTTTACCGATTTATTCAGCAGGAGAAAAAAATATTTATGGAGTAGATGAAAAAATTTTAGTAGAAAAAATTAATCACTCTAAAATAAATATAATAAAGGGTGAGGAAGATATTTTAAATAAGATTAAAGAAAACAAAATCAAAACAACATATCTTTTTATGGGAGCTGGAGATATTTCTCAAATAGCACATAATTTAAGTGAAAAAATATCAAATAATTACGGAGTGTAG
- the murB gene encoding UDP-N-acetylmuramate dehydrogenase: MEVIKNAKMKNHSNMKIGGEAKELIFIEKKEELLEVLEEAKDFFIIGNGTNTLIKDGKIDKTFITLKRLNAIKLLENNRVYVEAGLDFSKFIEFMEKNNLSGLENLAGIPGSVGGLVYMNGGAYGTEIFDYIEEIEIIDNNNNLRKIKKENIKYSYRATEIKEKKWIIISVIFKLEKGFNKEKVKELINKRENNHPLDLPNLGSTFKNPEGYYSAKLIIEAGIQGHKIGGARISKKHPNFIVNEENAKYSDVIKLIEYVKNNVKSKTGIELEEEIIIIK; this comes from the coding sequence ATGGAAGTTATAAAAAACGCGAAAATGAAAAATCATTCAAATATGAAAATAGGTGGAGAAGCAAAAGAGCTTATTTTTATTGAAAAAAAAGAAGAATTATTAGAAGTTTTAGAAGAAGCAAAAGATTTTTTTATAATAGGTAATGGTACAAATACATTAATAAAAGATGGAAAAATAGATAAAACTTTTATAACTTTAAAAAGATTAAATGCGATTAAATTATTAGAAAATAATAGAGTATATGTAGAAGCAGGGTTAGACTTTAGTAAATTTATAGAATTTATGGAAAAAAATAATTTATCAGGATTAGAAAATCTCGCGGGTATTCCAGGTAGTGTAGGTGGGCTTGTATATATGAATGGTGGAGCTTATGGAACTGAGATTTTTGATTATATAGAAGAGATAGAAATAATAGATAATAATAATAACTTGAGAAAAATAAAAAAAGAAAATATAAAATATAGTTATAGAGCAACAGAGATAAAAGAAAAAAAATGGATAATAATAAGTGTTATTTTTAAATTAGAAAAAGGATTTAATAAAGAAAAAGTAAAAGAATTAATAAACAAAAGGGAAAATAATCATCCTTTAGATTTACCTAATTTAGGAAGTACTTTTAAAAACCCAGAAGGTTATTATTCTGCGAAATTAATAATAGAAGCAGGAATACAAGGACATAAAATAGGTGGTGCTAGAATTTCTAAAAAACATCCTAATTTTATTGTTAATGAAGAAAATGCAAAATATAGTGATGTTATAAAGCTTATAGAGTATGTAAAAAATAATGTGAAATCTAAAACAGGAATAGAATTAGAAGAAGAAATTATAATTATAAAATAA
- a CDS encoding cell division protein FtsQ/DivIB, producing the protein MVFFKKFIPIFILFIIFYNIYFFYNSDYFLIKDIQIMGKNELLKNDIIEKLDILKSKNIWKIDIEKLKELILKDVRIEKLDIKRKIPDKLIFEIEEKKPFIYVEYKGRILVSDKNGIIFSIYKEISNEDLAIIKLTNLEDLKEYISILNKLEGKYLELISELYKKENYYIIYLRDGIKIKTDIDVEKKKYSLAFKLYNHLKNKKEIDEYLDIRFKDFIVK; encoded by the coding sequence ATGGTATTTTTTAAAAAATTTATACCTATTTTTATTTTATTTATTATTTTTTATAATATATATTTTTTTTATAATTCAGATTATTTTTTAATTAAAGATATTCAAATTATGGGTAAAAATGAATTATTAAAAAATGATATTATAGAGAAATTAGATATTTTAAAATCAAAAAATATATGGAAAATAGATATAGAAAAACTTAAAGAATTAATATTAAAAGATGTAAGAATAGAAAAATTAGATATTAAAAGAAAAATACCAGATAAATTAATTTTTGAAATAGAGGAAAAAAAACCTTTTATTTATGTTGAATATAAAGGAAGAATATTAGTTAGTGATAAAAATGGAATAATTTTTTCTATATATAAAGAAATATCTAATGAAGATTTGGCTATAATAAAATTAACTAACTTGGAAGACTTGAAAGAGTATATTAGTATATTAAATAAATTAGAGGGAAAATATTTAGAATTAATATCAGAACTTTATAAAAAAGAGAATTACTATATCATTTATTTAAGAGATGGAATAAAAATAAAGACAGATATTGATGTAGAAAAGAAAAAATATAGTTTAGCTTTTAAGCTATATAATCATTTAAAAAATAAAAAAGAGATAGATGAGTATTTAGATATAAGATTTAAGGATTTTATTGTTAAATAG